In one Sporomusa sphaeroides DSM 2875 genomic region, the following are encoded:
- a CDS encoding IS110 family transposase gives MICVGIDVAKDKHDCFIISSEGKVLANVFTIQNSMEGFGYLLEKIRACSLPLDKIKVGLEATGHYSYNILGFLLDNGLDTYVINPLHTNLYRKSLTLRKTKTDRVDARTIAAMLMSDVGLKPYTDTAYHNEELKSLTRYRFDKVKVRAKLKSSIARLVCILFPELEKLVSSLHMASVYALLDEFPGAKQIAAAHLTRLTHLLAESSKGRYGRDKAIEIREAARQSIGSVTTAKSLELRHTIRLIRELDAEIAEIEQVIQRIMDKMLSPITTIPGIGYRMGAMILSEVGDFSRFDSPDKILAYAGLSPSTYQSGQLKNCYAHMEKRGSRYLRYAIFNATKFVCLWDPVFAAYLARKRAEGKHYNVAISHAAKKLVRLIYALEKSGEPYRLAA, from the coding sequence ATGATTTGTGTCGGGATTGATGTCGCTAAGGATAAACACGACTGCTTCATCATCAGTTCGGAGGGTAAAGTCCTTGCAAATGTGTTCACCATCCAAAACAGCATGGAAGGATTTGGCTACCTGTTGGAAAAAATCCGTGCCTGTTCTTTGCCCCTGGACAAAATAAAGGTAGGGCTTGAGGCTACCGGACACTACAGCTACAACATTCTCGGGTTTCTCCTTGACAATGGTCTGGACACCTATGTCATTAACCCCTTGCACACCAATCTTTACCGGAAAAGCCTCACCCTGCGAAAGACGAAGACTGACCGTGTCGATGCGCGAACAATTGCGGCTATGCTCATGTCTGATGTGGGCCTCAAGCCCTACACAGACACAGCTTACCACAATGAGGAGCTAAAGTCACTCACCAGATACCGGTTCGACAAGGTGAAGGTACGCGCTAAGCTGAAGTCCTCAATTGCCAGGCTGGTATGCATCCTGTTCCCGGAGCTGGAAAAGCTGGTATCGTCACTCCATATGGCCTCTGTTTACGCCTTGCTCGATGAGTTCCCGGGGGCTAAGCAGATTGCAGCGGCACATCTGACGCGGCTCACCCATTTGCTTGCCGAATCCTCCAAAGGCCGTTACGGACGGGACAAAGCCATAGAGATACGTGAAGCCGCCAGGCAATCGATTGGCTCTGTGACGACCGCGAAATCACTGGAACTGCGGCATACCATCCGGCTCATCCGTGAACTCGATGCCGAGATTGCGGAAATTGAACAGGTCATCCAACGCATCATGGACAAGATGCTTTCGCCTATTACCACGATTCCCGGCATTGGCTACAGGATGGGGGCTATGATTCTGTCTGAGGTGGGTGACTTTTCACGCTTTGATTCCCCTGACAAGATTTTGGCCTATGCCGGCCTGTCGCCCTCTACCTACCAATCCGGGCAGCTTAAAAATTGCTATGCCCATATGGAGAAGCGCGGCTCCAGATACCTACGCTATGCCATCTTCAATGCCACAAAATTTGTTTGCCTTTGGGACCCTGTCTTTGCCGCTTACCTCGCCAGGAAACGCGCCGAGGGAAAGCATTACAATGTGGCCATCTCTCATGCTGCCAAGAAGCTGGTCCGGCTCATTTATGCTCTGGAGAAATCCGGCGAGCCTTATCGTCTGGCAGCCTGA
- the yqeB gene encoding selenium-dependent molybdenum cofactor biosynthesis protein YqeB, whose amino-acid sequence MNNLVIVKGGGDIATGIAHRLYQSNFQVVILEIALPTVVRRTAAFAQAVIQCAPVTVEGVTARLAKLDEARTLIECGLIPVLLAEEPQSVEKVIAALKPVAVVDAIIAKRNNGTQLTDAPVVIGVGPGFTAGEDVHAVVETMRGHELGRVIYQGTAIENTGIPGEIGGFTLERLIKSPADGLFIGCRQIGDTVAAGDIVGHVGDIPVKAAIDGVLRGLLQNRLIVETGMKLGDVDPRCRREHCFTISDKARAVGGGVLEALLHLYIPCRDL is encoded by the coding sequence ATGAACAATTTAGTCATAGTAAAAGGTGGCGGTGATATTGCTACAGGCATTGCTCACCGCTTGTATCAGAGTAATTTTCAGGTAGTCATCTTGGAAATAGCTCTGCCAACCGTGGTTCGGCGGACGGCAGCCTTTGCCCAGGCCGTGATACAATGCGCGCCGGTAACCGTAGAGGGAGTGACCGCCAGGCTGGCTAAGCTTGATGAGGCGCGAACGCTCATAGAGTGCGGGCTGATTCCCGTGTTATTGGCAGAAGAGCCGCAGTCGGTCGAGAAGGTTATCGCTGCGCTTAAGCCGGTGGCAGTAGTTGACGCCATTATTGCCAAACGCAATAATGGCACTCAACTTACTGATGCGCCGGTAGTGATTGGCGTAGGTCCCGGCTTTACCGCCGGGGAAGATGTTCATGCTGTGGTGGAAACCATGCGCGGCCATGAACTGGGCCGGGTTATTTATCAAGGAACAGCCATAGAGAATACCGGTATTCCCGGTGAAATAGGCGGGTTTACGCTGGAACGCCTGATAAAGTCACCGGCTGACGGCCTGTTTATTGGCTGTCGTCAAATAGGAGACACAGTTGCCGCCGGGGATATTGTCGGTCATGTCGGTGATATTCCTGTCAAAGCAGCTATTGACGGCGTACTGCGTGGTCTCTTGCAAAACCGGCTTATTGTCGAAACAGGCATGAAACTGGGCGACGTCGATCCCCGCTGTAGGCGCGAACACTGCTTTACCATATCTGATAAGGCCAGAGCTGTTGGCGGCGGTGTGCTGGAAGCGTTATTACATCTGTATATTCCGTGTCGGGATCTTTAG